Below is a window of Prosthecochloris sp. GSB1 DNA.
ATATAGGCGACATAATTCTGAATATCCGTTTCAGGCTGAACGGTTTCCACTATAATATTGAGATGAGAGCCTTCTTCGTTGAAAATGGTATAGACTGGAACCAGGGGGTTTTGAAGGCCTGCTGAATTATAGTTGATTCGCCATTTATCCGGATGCCATACGGAAAAAAGGAATCGAAGATCGTTGCTGATAAAGTTCTTGCCCGAAAAGCTTGTGGGCTTCGTCGATCCAAGGTTTTTGATTTTATCGATAACATCCTGATCCCTGATTTTGCCTTCGGTAAAGGCGATGTCCTTGTCGGTTCCTTCCGTTTGCGTCTTGCCCTGATCGATCTGGTCAAGGATCGGCTTGTCCAATGAGATGCTTACGGTTCCTTTTGTGAGGTTTACATCAACCTTGCCCGAGCCTCCTTTTGACGTGCCTTGAAATATAACGTATATTCCTGAAGCGGAGAGTGCGAGAATGGCGCCGATAGTTATCAATAAACGGAGGGTTTTTTGCTTTTCTATGGCGATATTTTCCGGGGCGTGCGGTGATTTGGCCATGGAATAACGGCTTATTGATTTTTTTTGCGAGAGTTATGTCCGCGTTTCCGGCGCACGTAACATGATCATCAACGAGAACCCTGTGCCGTGTTGTTCGGGGCGGCTGTTTTTAGTGAATCAACCAGGCATGCGCGCGGTTTTGCGCGACTACGAAATCAATATAACCATTCGGCGATTAACCGTCGCCTGGTTATACAATATGGCTGTCTTCCCGGAAATGATCTTGAGCGCATACATTTTTTCTGTCGGTTACCTCAGAAAATGTTGCCGCCGGTGAACTGCCTAAATCATTTTAGACACGATATGAGCTTATGACTACTCATGGAGAATTCAACTGGAATGAACTGCAAACCAGTAATCCCGACAAGGCAATTATTTTCTACGGCGCAACCTTCGGATGGCAATTCGAGGCTGAAAAAATGCCCTCAGGAGGCACTTATTGGATAGCTCTCTCTTCCGGAAGACCCGTTTGCGGACTATGGACGTTAGAGAATACCGGTGGAACTCGCGAAGCGGATCGCTGGGTGACATACGTACATGTCGACGACCTTGATGACGCAATCGTTCGAGCCTTAGACGCTGGAGGCAAGGTGCTCAAGAAGCCCTGGCAAGTGCCCGGTGTTGGCCGGGTCGCGTGGATTTGTGACCCTGGGGGTGCAGAAATCGGTTGGGTGACCCCTGAACGGCACTCCTGAGAAACGGTCATGTGGTTCGTCGCACTTTCCCCCCGGCTTAAGCATCCGGGCCGGAATTCTCCTCAAGCCGCGCTCGAATCGGCTTCCGTGACGATGCCCGGACATTATTCCTTAAAAGGCGCTCCGACGTGATGGTCAAGGATGCGGTGTGCCGTTCACGGGCTGCGGGGCTGACGTGAGCCGCTGACCTGTTTCTACAGCACCGTCACCGGATCTCCTATCCGCGCCCATTGGAACAGGCGTTCGGCGTCCGGCATGAGTAGGCGGATGCAGCCGTGAGATGCGGGATAGCCGGGGAGAGACTGCTGGTGCATGAAGAAGCCGTAATGGTAATTGATCGAATAGGGCATCGGCGCGTTGTCGTACTTGATCGAGCGCTTGTGGCGTTGCTTGTAGTTCACGAAGAACATGCCGCGCGCCGTCGGATATGATTTTCTCCCGCTTGAGACCGGCCCCCAGAAGAGCAGTTTCCCGTTTTCATACGCGCCGAAATACTGATCGTCGAGAAATACACGGATTTCCCGTTCGCCCCTGCTGTCTGCGAGTTCGCGCGGGACAGGCACGTACTCCGACGCTTTCCCGATATCGACCGGAACCAGCACGGTCTTGCCTGCGGAGATACGCTTGCGGTCTATCCGGTTAACCCTTATGAAGATCGACTCGCAGAGTGAATCCCGGTTGCAGAGGACGGCTCTCGATTGACTTTTTTCGAGCTTCAGAAGGGTGAAGCCCGCTGGAACTCCCGGCGTCGCCTCCGAATCATTTATCCGTATCGGTTCGGAGGCGGCGACAGCCTCACGCTCCGACGGTTTCGCCACGACGGCAAGGCTGGGAGAAGGCGCTTCGGCGGGAGGTTTCGATGCGCCGGACAGCACGGTTCGTTCATGGGCGAGGGACGCGAAGAACAGGACAAGCGGAAGTATCCGTGTGATCTCCATTACCGTTGTTTGCAGTGCATTAGAGCGATGGCGACGCCTGTATTCTATAGGTACGCATTTTTTTCTCCTCGAAATGAACGTGAGCGGTATTTTCCGGCTGCCGAGAATGGATAAAAAAACAAAACCGGGCTTCCGCCCGGTTTTTTGTTTTCTCCGACGTTCCTGTTTACAGTACCGTCACCGGATCTCCGTTTCTCACCCATCCGAAAAGCCTTTTCGCATCGTCCTCGAGCAGCCGCACGCAGCCGTGCGACGCCGGGTGACCCGGCAAAGCCTGCTGGTGGATGAAGTACGGTCCGTCGTAGTTGATCGAGTACGGCATCGGCGCGTTGTTGTACTTGATCGAGCGTTTGTGACGCTGCTTGTAGTTCACGACGAATTCTCCGGGCCAGGTCGGATGCGACTTCGTGCCGCTTGAAATCGGTCCCCAGAAGAGCAGGGCGCCGTTCTCGTACGCACCGAAGTATTGGGAGTCGAGATAGACGCGTACCTCGCGTTCGCCCCGGGTATCGGCCAGATTGCCTGGAATCGGCACGTACTCTGACGCTTTTGCGGTATCGACAGGCAGCAGCACGGACTTGCCGGCTGCGATGCGCCGGTCGTCCACGCGGTTGATTTTCTTGAAAAGTGTTTCACAGACAGCATCTGCCTCGCAGAGCTTTCCGGGAGACGATCCTGTTTCCAGCGTCACCAGTTCGAACCCTTCCGGTATTTCGGCGGCTGCGACCGGCATCACGCCGCCATCCGTAGAGGAGGCAAGCGCCGCTTCACGCGTGTAGAGTGAAGATGAGATGGCAAGAAGCAGCACCAAAAATGTTTTTACACTGTTCATTGTTTCGCGATTTTTTTAAAAAGACTCTTTATAGATAAAACCATTTCACCATCCATGAAGTTTCATATCGAAGCGGTCGGATCGGCGGTTGCAGCCGCAATCAGCCGAATCGCTCCACGACAGTTTTTTTGTTAACTTGCATGCTTCCGGTTTTGCGCCGGGATGAATCACCTGCAATCGAATTTTCCGCCATGCGCTGTAAACGGCAGTTTCCTTTCCGGCTGGGCACGACCTCATACATTATTCCCGCAGGGATCGTGCCGAACATCGAGTATCTTTGCGACAAGGTAGACGATGTCGAGCTGGTTCTTTTCGAATCGGATGAAATGAGCAATTTGCCTTCACCCGGAGATATCGAGCGCCTCGCAGGGATAGCCCGGGAGCACGACCTGACCTATTCGGTTCATCTGCCGCTCGACGTTTATCTTGGGCACGACGATCCCGAAGTGCGCGAGCGTTCGGTACAGAAGTGCCTGCGGGTGATAGAACTGACCGAATCACTTGCCCCGTCGGCCTATGTGATGCACGCCGAGGCCGGGGAGCGGGTGGATGTGAACGGTTTTCCTGACGCGGGAAAGCGGGCTTTCGCGGAGCATGTCGCCTCTTCGCTCGAACGGCTGTTTTCAGCAACCGGCGTAAAACCCTCGGAATGTTGCGTCGAGACGCTGAACTATCCTCTCGACCTCCTCGGGGAGGTCATTTCATCGTTCGGCCTTTCGGTTACGCTCGATGTCGGCCATCTCGAGCTGTACGGTTTCCCGGTTGATGAACATCTTCGGCGCTACCTGCCGCTTGCGAGAGTCTTTCATATGCACGGCATAAAGGAGGGGCGGGATCACAACGGGTTGCAGCACATGAGGAAGGAGACTCTCGACAAGGTTGTACGGGTGCTGCGCGACGCGCCGGATTCGAGACGGGTGTTCACGATGGAAATTTTTTCGGAAAAGGATCTGCGGGCCTCGTGCGAAACGATGGCGGGTTATCTCGGGTAGAAAACAACCGCGGGGGAGGCAGAGGTCCCATCGGCTTTTTCGCGGAGGGCTCAATGAGGCCCGTGCGCGGCACAGGGTGAACGGCTTTATCGTATCAATCAGTCAGGCAGCTCCGAAGTGTCTTTCTCTCGGTCGCCGGCCGTGGGCTCGTTTCCGGCCGGTTTTTTCGTCGTATCTGATGAGGGGGGCGTCTGCCCGGAAAGTTTTTCCGCTTCCGGGGCATCTATCGTTTCGGTCTTGCCCTGCTCCTTTTCGAACCCTCCCGACCGTTCATCAGTAGTGAATGCCGTTTCTTCAGCCTCCACCGACGTGGCGGGGCTCATGCTTCGTTCGACAGTAAAGTCGACGCCGTAGAGATAGTCGTTTTTCACGCTGACTGCGCGTTCTTCTCCCGATACGGAAATTCTGTATTCACCGGGTTGCAGACTTTCCGTTCGGTAGTAGCCGAATACGTTCGTAAGGGTTGACGACAGCGTTTCCCCTTTTTCGTTCATCACCTCGACCGGCAGGTTTTCGACTCCTTTTCCATCGCTGGCGGTTATCCTGCCCGCCACGGAATATTCGGCGTACACCGGGATATCAACCTGCGTTATGGAGCCGTTGAGCACTTCAGCGTAGGTGGTTTTCTTTTTCACGTTCAGTTCAAGGGGAAGGTTCTCCGTATCGACATCGACCGCGTAGACGCCGGGTTTGAGGTTGCCGACGAAGAACGATCCGTCGACCTGCCGCTGCCCGAGCTTGCGATTGTTGAGCAGTATGCTCACGTTGTCGATGTCTGACGACCCCAGGTTCGTTTCGTTCATGATTTTCAGCGAGCCGGCCAGGCCTCCTCTCGTATGGCTGATGGCCGTGCGGTTGATAGGGTAGAATCGCGAGCCCGAGCGGCCGATGTCCCACGTCAGGGCAAGCGTGAAATACTCGCGCGCGTCCGGCGGCGCAAGGTTCGAGAAGTTGTCCTCGGTATCGAGCTGCAAGGCGTTGTTCATGTTGTAACTGTACTGGAGGCTGAGCTGCAACCCGGTGTTGAAGAACTTGTTCCAGGCAATGGAAAACCCTCGCTGGTCGCCGGATTGCGAGACGCCGGCCCGAACGAGATCGTAGCGGTTTGCGCCGGGATACCAGTCGAAATAGAGGCTCGCGACGTCGCTGCCCGTGGCGAATGCTCTCGAATACAACGCACGGCTGGAGAGGGAGCGGCCAAAATCGACGCCGAGGTCCGCGCTCGCCACCTCGTTTTCGTAGGTGACCGTCAGGTCGCTCTGCGAAGCGAACCGGATATTTGCTTCGTAACGGTACCGTTCGTCGTCGTTGGGCAGCGCCGAAAGCATGAGCTGCGGGAAGACGTACCAGTAGAGTCCTGGCAGGAGGTATTCATCGGGAGCTTCGTTGCCTTCGCGCAGGTACTTTCCGTAGAGCAGGAGGTCGAACGGATGGAAAATATCCGTGGAGAAGCGGACGTTATGGCTTCGCAGGTCTTCGAGATTGTCCCTGGCGAACCCTTCCTGGTTGAACCGGGCGAGATAGGAGAGGTTCCAGTATTCCCCGTTGCCTTCGAGGCGTATGTCCGAACCGTATCGCTGGTTCGAGCGTGCGCCGTAGAGGGCCAGGGCCCAGTTGCCTCCGACGGACAGTACCGCCCCGGTGACTAGGTCTTCTTCCCGCGTTTCAGGATTGTACTGAATGCCGCTTTCGAGCGTCACGCGGTTGCTTACGCCATAGAGCACATGACCGAAGCCGGTCCATGAAGTCGGCTGGTCCCCGTCGTTGTCGAGAGGGTTGTAGTCCACGCCTCCGCCTGCCCTGACGAGGATTTCATGAGCGGGCAGTGCACGGTTGGTTATCGACATCGTATGGTCTATGACCGCCAGCGGTTTTTCCTGCAACGAGCGCTCGTAGATGAAGACCTGTGTTTTTCGCAGGTCCGACGTCATTCTCACGTTACGGAAGACGTAGCGGCCGTTGAGGTTGATGCGCTGGCGGGCCACTACCACGCCGTCGAGCCGCAGCTCGGCTATCGAGGCAGGCGGAGCGTTGCCTTCGATAGTACGGTTCTGGGAGCGGTCGAAAGAGAGGAAGACGTCGGAATCGCTGTAGCGTTCGAAGTCGAGCTGGTTCAGGATGCTGTGGTTGTTCCACCCGTACTGGATACCCGTGAAATCGACGTTTCCCACGAGCGAAAACAGGTCGGAAGAGCCTGTTCCGATTCTCAGGGCCGAATGATTGTTGTAGGTCGTCCAGTGGTAATTTCTTGCCGGGTAACGTTCTTCGGGGTCGCCTGTCCAGGTGATGTCCCAGACGCCACCCAGAAGACGTCCTCCAGTTTCGATCAGAAGGTTTTTCGTATGCTCTCCGCCGAAGTCGTAGGTGATGTCCGGCTCCAGCCTGAGAAAGGAGATCGAGCTTGACGGGGCCTCGATGTCAGGAACGATTTCCGGGATCTCGCGCTTCTTTCCGGTCGCTTTGCCGGGAACCCAGGGTACGTCGAGGGCTATACCGAATATGGATTGGACGAATCGTCCCCGGACATAAAACGACTTTTCAAGATCCGAGAAGGAAATGCATTCGGTCTGCTCGATCTTCCGCAGCTTTGACGGGTTCCAGGTGAGCTTGCCGAGCGTGGTTTCAAAGGCCAGGGCTCCGTCGCCTTCCGGTTTGCCGAGTCCTTCGATGCGGGCTTCCTGTTCGAAAAGGCTGAAGGGCACCCAGTATTCCTCTCCGAGGATGTAGCAGATATGGGTGCCTATGGATTTTTTGTTGACGAAGACTTCCACAAGAATCGTTTCCGGCTGCATTACGCCTGGAGCCGCGGCAACGGTTGCGGTGTTCGCCACGTCTCCCTCCGGTTCCGCTTTCGCCGCCGAGGGTATGCAGAACAGCCCAAAGGTGACCAGCGAAAAGCTCATCGCCTTCCAGAAGTCATGCATGAGCGTTCAACCTTGATTAGTGGAAGTGGAACCGGCTGTTTCCCGCCTTCGGGAAACAGCCGGTTTTCGGGGGTCAGCGGGACAGTGTAAAGGTCTTTTCGATCTTCTGTTCGTCAAGAGCGCCCGATACGGCCAGGATGTAGGCGCCGGACGGCAGATTCGGAAGCTGGGTGACGATGTTTCTGTTGTTTCCGGGCAGCACGGGCGTCTGGTTGAGTTGCCCGGAGGCGACAAGCCCTTTGTCGGGTTTTGCTCCTTCGCTTTCACGAGCCGCTTCAGCCGCGCTGCCTATGCCGGGGAAGCTGGCTTTTTTCCAGATGGAGTAAGTGCCCTTCAGGCGTGTATGCACGTTGCCGTTGTTGGCTATGGACGCCGAAAGCGATTTTCCGCCGTTGCCGAGCGTGAGGTTTCGCAGGGTTCCCGCGCGGTTGACCGGGTCAGCATTCGCATAGACGCCCACGCCGAGCTTGAAGAGGATTTCAACCGGTTTGGCCTCTTCGGCGGCGGCGTTTTCCTCGATGGCTTCTTCAGTGAAATAGATGATCGCCCGATGTTCGCCCGGAGCCGGTTTTACCGGCGGGCGAATCGAAAGGCGCACGACCTGGCTTTTACCCGGTTCG
It encodes the following:
- a CDS encoding carboxypeptidase-like regulatory domain-containing protein — its product is MHDFWKAMSFSLVTFGLFCIPSAAKAEPEGDVANTATVAAAPGVMQPETILVEVFVNKKSIGTHICYILGEEYWVPFSLFEQEARIEGLGKPEGDGALAFETTLGKLTWNPSKLRKIEQTECISFSDLEKSFYVRGRFVQSIFGIALDVPWVPGKATGKKREIPEIVPDIEAPSSSISFLRLEPDITYDFGGEHTKNLLIETGGRLLGGVWDITWTGDPEERYPARNYHWTTYNNHSALRIGTGSSDLFSLVGNVDFTGIQYGWNNHSILNQLDFERYSDSDVFLSFDRSQNRTIEGNAPPASIAELRLDGVVVARQRINLNGRYVFRNVRMTSDLRKTQVFIYERSLQEKPLAVIDHTMSITNRALPAHEILVRAGGGVDYNPLDNDGDQPTSWTGFGHVLYGVSNRVTLESGIQYNPETREEDLVTGAVLSVGGNWALALYGARSNQRYGSDIRLEGNGEYWNLSYLARFNQEGFARDNLEDLRSHNVRFSTDIFHPFDLLLYGKYLREGNEAPDEYLLPGLYWYVFPQLMLSALPNDDERYRYEANIRFASQSDLTVTYENEVASADLGVDFGRSLSSRALYSRAFATGSDVASLYFDWYPGANRYDLVRAGVSQSGDQRGFSIAWNKFFNTGLQLSLQYSYNMNNALQLDTEDNFSNLAPPDAREYFTLALTWDIGRSGSRFYPINRTAISHTRGGLAGSLKIMNETNLGSSDIDNVSILLNNRKLGQRQVDGSFFVGNLKPGVYAVDVDTENLPLELNVKKKTTYAEVLNGSITQVDIPVYAEYSVAGRITASDGKGVENLPVEVMNEKGETLSSTLTNVFGYYRTESLQPGEYRISVSGEERAVSVKNDYLYGVDFTVERSMSPATSVEAEETAFTTDERSGGFEKEQGKTETIDAPEAEKLSGQTPPSSDTTKKPAGNEPTAGDREKDTSELPD
- a CDS encoding VOC family protein — translated: MTTHGEFNWNELQTSNPDKAIIFYGATFGWQFEAEKMPSGGTYWIALSSGRPVCGLWTLENTGGTREADRWVTYVHVDDLDDAIVRALDAGGKVLKKPWQVPGVGRVAWICDPGGAEIGWVTPERHS
- a CDS encoding L,D-transpeptidase, translated to MEITRILPLVLFFASLAHERTVLSGASKPPAEAPSPSLAVVAKPSEREAVAASEPIRINDSEATPGVPAGFTLLKLEKSQSRAVLCNRDSLCESIFIRVNRIDRKRISAGKTVLVPVDIGKASEYVPVPRELADSRGEREIRVFLDDQYFGAYENGKLLFWGPVSSGRKSYPTARGMFFVNYKQRHKRSIKYDNAPMPYSINYHYGFFMHQQSLPGYPASHGCIRLLMPDAERLFQWARIGDPVTVL
- the cbiR gene encoding cobamide remodeling phosphodiesterase CbiR, which produces MRCKRQFPFRLGTTSYIIPAGIVPNIEYLCDKVDDVELVLFESDEMSNLPSPGDIERLAGIAREHDLTYSVHLPLDVYLGHDDPEVRERSVQKCLRVIELTESLAPSAYVMHAEAGERVDVNGFPDAGKRAFAEHVASSLERLFSATGVKPSECCVETLNYPLDLLGEVISSFGLSVTLDVGHLELYGFPVDEHLRRYLPLARVFHMHGIKEGRDHNGLQHMRKETLDKVVRVLRDAPDSRRVFTMEIFSEKDLRASCETMAGYLG
- a CDS encoding L,D-transpeptidase, with translation MNSVKTFLVLLLAISSSLYTREAALASSTDGGVMPVAAAEIPEGFELVTLETGSSPGKLCEADAVCETLFKKINRVDDRRIAAGKSVLLPVDTAKASEYVPIPGNLADTRGEREVRVYLDSQYFGAYENGALLFWGPISSGTKSHPTWPGEFVVNYKQRHKRSIKYNNAPMPYSINYDGPYFIHQQALPGHPASHGCVRLLEDDAKRLFGWVRNGDPVTVL